From Paralcaligenes sp. KSB-10:
CGCACCCGATATCGTGCTGCGCGTACCGGTGGGCACGATCATTCAGGACGCCGAAACCGGCGAACAGTTGTTCGACCTCGATCACCACAAGCAGCAAGTCACTCTTGCGGCCGGCGGTGAAGGCGGCATGGGCAACCTCCACTTCAAGTCCAGCGTCAACCGCGCCCCGCGCCAGTTCACACCAGGCAAAGAAGGCGAACAGCGCAAACTGCGCCTCGAACTCAAGATACTGGCCGATGTGGGCTTGCTCGGCTTGCCCAATGCCGGCAAATCGACCCTCATCACCAAAATTTCCAATGCGCGGCCCAAAATCGCCGACTACCCCTTTACCACGCTGCATCCCAACCTGGGTGTAGTGCGCACCTCGCCGTCGCGCAGCTTTGTCGTGGCCGATATACCGGGGCTGATCGAAGGCGCCTCCGAAGGGGCCGGCCTCGGGCATCTGTTTTTGCGGCACCTGACGCGTACCCGGGTACTCCTGCACCTGGTCGACATATCCTCGCCCGACCTGGAAAACGATCCCATCGAACAGGCGGTTGCCAACGCTCGCGCCATAGTCGAAGAACTGCGCCTTTACGATCCGGACCTGTACGCCAAGCCCCGCTGGCTGGTCCTGAACAAGCTCGATATGGTTGCCGATCCCGACGACGCCAAGCGGCGCTTCTGCGAAGCCCTGGACTGGACCGGCCCGGTCTTCACTATTTCCGCGCTCACCGGCGACGGCACCCAGGAACTCATCTGGCAACTGCAGGACTGGCTGGATGCCGAACGCGCCAGGATGCACATCGCTCAGGATCAGGCCGACGGCACTTTCGTTGCCGAAGACCCGCGCTTCGATGCGAGCCGTGGCGATGCCGAGCCGGCGCCGCCGCCCGTCCCGGAAGACCCGCGCTTTAGAAACTAGTGGTATCGTCTCCTACCCCAAGTCCGCTGTTCCGACCATGTCTGCCGCCAATACTGCCTCATCCACCATTGCCAAGGCCAAGCGCCTTGTAGCCAAAGTAGGCTCCTCGCTCGTTACCAACGAAGGCAAGGGGATAGACCTTGTAGCGGTTGCCGAATGGGCGGCCCAGATTGCCTCTCTGCATGCGCAGGGCCGGCAGATGGTACTGGTATCCAGCGGCGCAATTGCCGAAGGCATGGCGCGCCTGGGCTGGACCAAACGCCCGCACACCATGCACGAACTGCAGGCCGCCGCCGCGGTAGGCCAAATGGGCCTCATCCAGGCCTACGAGGTGGCATTCGCCAAACACGGCATCCGCACCGCGCAAATTCTGCTGACCCATGAAGACCTGGCGGACCGCCGCCGCTATCTGAATGCACGCACCACCCTCTATACCCTGCTGTCGCTCGGTGTCGTGCCTATCGTCAATGAAAACGACACGGTGGTCACCGACGAAATTCGGCTGGGCGACAACGACACGCTCGGTGCGCTGGTCACCAACCTGATCGAAGCCGATGCCCTGATCATCCTGACCGATCAACGCGGCCTGTACCGCTCCGATCCGCGCAAAAACCCCGATGCCGAATTCATTTCGGTGGCCCAGGCCGGAGATCCGGCTCTTGAAGCCATGGCCGGAGGCGCCGGCAGCGGCATCGGCACGGGCGGCATGCTCACCAAAGTGCTGGCCGCCAAGCGTGCCGCCAATAGCGGCGGCCATACCATCATCGCCTCCGGACGCGAGCCCAATGTGCTCATCCGCCTGGCCCAGGGCGAGCGCATAGGCAGCGAACTGCGGGCCATCCTGCCGGTGCGCTCGGCGCGCAAGCGCTGGCTGGCCAATCATTTGCGACTGCGCGGGCGTGTCACGCTTGATGCCGGCGCCGTGCGAGCCGTCACGCAAGATCATAAAAGCCTGCTATCCATAGGTGTGGTTGCGGTAGAGGGCGAATTCGAACGCGGCGACGTAGTGGCTTGCGTCGACCAGCATGGCGTCGAATGCGGCCGCGGCCTGATCAATTATTCGGCCAACGACACGCGCCGCATCATGCGCCAGCCCAGCAGCCGCATTCCCGATATTCTGGGCAGCATGTCCGACCAGGAACTCATGCATCGCGACAACATGGTATTTGCCCGGCCGGCCCTGCGCGCGGGCGCAAATCAGGCGGCCCAACCCGACTGAGCCAGACGGCCCGCTCGTCGCCCGCCCGCGGAATAGCTTGCGGGTGGCCCGCGTCAGGCCAGCTTCAGCGGGCGTTTTTCCTGCGACGGCAGTTCCGCCAGGCGGGCTTGCAAATACTCGATGAACGCACGCACCTTGACCGGCATCATGCGCGAAGGGAACAGGGCCATCAGCGGAATAGGCTTGAACTCCCACTCGGGCAGCACCCGCTGCAAG
This genomic window contains:
- the proB gene encoding glutamate 5-kinase yields the protein MSAANTASSTIAKAKRLVAKVGSSLVTNEGKGIDLVAVAEWAAQIASLHAQGRQMVLVSSGAIAEGMARLGWTKRPHTMHELQAAAAVGQMGLIQAYEVAFAKHGIRTAQILLTHEDLADRRRYLNARTTLYTLLSLGVVPIVNENDTVVTDEIRLGDNDTLGALVTNLIEADALIILTDQRGLYRSDPRKNPDAEFISVAQAGDPALEAMAGGAGSGIGTGGMLTKVLAAKRAANSGGHTIIASGREPNVLIRLAQGERIGSELRAILPVRSARKRWLANHLRLRGRVTLDAGAVRAVTQDHKSLLSIGVVAVEGEFERGDVVACVDQHGVECGRGLINYSANDTRRIMRQPSSRIPDILGSMSDQELMHRDNMVFARPALRAGANQAAQPD
- the obgE gene encoding GTPase ObgE, yielding MKFVDEATIEVIAGKGGNGAASFRREKFIPKGGPDGGDGGRGGSIYAVADRNINTLIDFRYARLHRGKNGENGRGSDQYGAAAPDIVLRVPVGTIIQDAETGEQLFDLDHHKQQVTLAAGGEGGMGNLHFKSSVNRAPRQFTPGKEGEQRKLRLELKILADVGLLGLPNAGKSTLITKISNARPKIADYPFTTLHPNLGVVRTSPSRSFVVADIPGLIEGASEGAGLGHLFLRHLTRTRVLLHLVDISSPDLENDPIEQAVANARAIVEELRLYDPDLYAKPRWLVLNKLDMVADPDDAKRRFCEALDWTGPVFTISALTGDGTQELIWQLQDWLDAERARMHIAQDQADGTFVAEDPRFDASRGDAEPAPPPVPEDPRFRN